The genome window GTAGAAGACAAGAACAGGGATCACGGTGATAACTAGTACCATATCAAATATTCTAGTAAAACCGCCAACTAATTTTGTTAGCACATTGTCTAAAGAATTTTCCAACCTGTAAATGAGCTGGTCCATTTTATCATGCACGGTTTCTGGAAGAAAGGATGTATACTCATAAACGTTCAATACCATTCCTTCATACATTTCAGTCATTTTTGGGAAATTATTTGCCAGGTCTCTTACCTGCAGCACAATCACTGGATATACTCGATAGATAAGATAGGCAATGCCACCAAAGAAGAGTACATATATAAATAAGATAGCAAGTCCTTTGTGAATATTATAGCTGTGGATTTTTTTTATAACTGGATACAAGAGATAAGCAATCAGTATTGCAATTAAGAATGGGATGGACAATTTCCAAAGAAATGAAAAGAAGATACTATAGAATGGGAAGGATTTCACAAGTAAATAGATAAACAGGATAGATAGAATTCCAGTAATAATCCAATATAAATAATTTAGTCGTTTATTTCTTGGAAACATAGAGTAACCCTCCTTCGTTATGCATTCTAAATCTAAGGATGGTTACTGTAATTTCCGTTGTTCTTCTGTAAATAGATCATTTAACGAGCTTAAACTACCATCTGCCTCAATTTGATGTAGGGTTAACTCATTATTTAAGATTGTCATTTCTACAAAACATGTCCAGCAATAATAGTTTTGTGAACCAATTTTACCAATATCTTTGCCATTACAATTCGGGCATCGCATATCATCACACCTCATTTATAAAATACATTATGATGTTATGCTTACCCGTTTTTCATTATTTTATACATTTTGACTTACATAAAGTCATAAGGAGATATCTCTTCATCTTCACTATTATTAGCTGATGGCTGTGAAATCTCCTCTATTCTCATTGCTAATTGCTCTTTTAACGATGTAAAACGATTATTTGTATCAACTGTTTGGATTCCCTTAAAAAATGCCTGTATTTCTCCGCAAATAATCAATGATTCTTTACTTCTAGTAATTGCAGTATAAAGCAGATTTTTCCTAAGCATGCGATTGTAAGTTGAGACGACAGGCATGACGACGATAGGAAACTCACTACCCTGAGACTTATGAATGGAGATGCAATAGGCGTGCATAAAATTATCATAGTCTTTCCTTACATAAACAACCTCTCGATCATCAAAAGCAATAACAATCTGTTCCACATTTTCTTTGTTCTCATCCTCTTTGAATATCGCAACAACCTCGCCAATATCACCATTATATACACCATCTTCTGGCTGATTAACGAGCTGAATGACCTTATCGCCAACCCGATAAATAAGGTCATTCAACTTTACTTCACGTTTCGTCTTGGTCTTCGGGTTAATCAATTGCTGTAGTTCTTTATTGATCATCGTTATCCCCGCTTGTGAACGATACATTGGCGCAAGCACTTGAATGTCTCTCAGATCAATTCCCTTTTCCTTTGCTTTCTTAAAAATAATGTTGACGACATCGAGCATTTGATATTCATTACATGGAATAAAACTGAAATCTGTATCATTACGCAAAGAATCCACTGTACACATATCATTTTTAATTTCATGTGCCAATTGAATTATTTTTGAGCCTTCTTTTTGTCGGTATACCTCATTTAAACTAACTAAAGGAATAAGCTCACTTTTCAATAAGTCAGCAAGCACCTGACCTGGTCCTACAGATGGCAGCTGATCTTCATCACCAACAAGTAATACTTGCATATCATCAGGAATTGCTTTAAAGAGGTTATTTGCTAACCAAATATCAACCATTGAAAACTCATCTACAATTAGAAACTTACCATCGAGCTGTTCCTTCTCATCTTTATCAAATCCATTCGCCCCATTCCAGCCAAGAAGTCGGTGAATTGTCTGCGCAGGTATTCCTGTTGATTCATTCAATCGTTTTGCAGCACGACCTGTTGGAGCAGTAAGAATAAAAGGAAAGTCCGATTTATTATTATAATCTGTCATATTTAAGGAAACATCATGGATCGCCCCATATGCTTTCAATATCCCTTTAATAACCGTCGTTTTCCCTGTCCCAGGTCCACCTGTCAGAATCATAACTTTAGAATGTAATGCCTTATCGATTGCAGCAAATTGTTCTTTTCCGTAACTCAATACTTCGGATTCTTCTATCTCACCGGTAATTTTCAATAGATCAGCTAAGGGAGTTTCTACTTCAATTTGTTTTTCGATTACTCGTTTTAAATGAGAAGCAAAACCATCCTCTGCATAATAAAGAGAAGGCAAATAAACATTTC of Oceanobacillus zhaokaii contains these proteins:
- a CDS encoding AI-2E family transporter, whose amino-acid sequence is MFPRNKRLNYLYWIITGILSILFIYLLVKSFPFYSIFFSFLWKLSIPFLIAILIAYLLYPVIKKIHSYNIHKGLAILFIYVLFFGGIAYLIYRVYPVIVLQVRDLANNFPKMTEMYEGMVLNVYEYTSFLPETVHDKMDQLIYRLENSLDNVLTKLVGGFTRIFDMVLVITVIPVLVFYFIKDYDRMKAYFKQFLPNKYCEPLSKMVHAIDANLGSYIRGQLLICLIITIITLFTFKLLHMEYALLLAIILGITNLIPYFGPIIGAIPAVAIAATSSGTLVIFVLIAVFAIQTIEGNLLSPYIVGKSIAIHPVAIILAILVGSQLFGIIGLILAVPILTILKVIIKHIWDFRLNH
- a CDS encoding ATP-dependent RecD-like DNA helicase, with the translated sequence MEKDQQSEEVQGYIKGELLHTIFHNKSEHFSIVKIKVKETNEDFKEKEIIAKGYFSNLQEQTTYYFYGEFERHARFGLQYRVNSYQTFIPETRDGLIAYLSSDLFHGIGKKIASKIVDHLGENAVSKILDNPDCLADIPGIKKESSEQLVKSLQENQGFEHVVVQLSTYNIGLKLAQKIYQQYKDETIDKLLEDPYQFVFDIEGLGFQTADEIAKKNGLSLTHPNRIGAGCIYVLQRSINDGHVYLPLDYCVSKVLLLLSTRHELTAEMVADRLDELNTEKKVIVQNGNVYLPSLYYAEDGFASHLKRVIEKQIEVETPLADLLKITGEIEESEVLSYGKEQFAAIDKALHSKVMILTGGPGTGKTTVIKGILKAYGAIHDVSLNMTDYNNKSDFPFILTAPTGRAAKRLNESTGIPAQTIHRLLGWNGANGFDKDEKEQLDGKFLIVDEFSMVDIWLANNLFKAIPDDMQVLLVGDEDQLPSVGPGQVLADLLKSELIPLVSLNEVYRQKEGSKIIQLAHEIKNDMCTVDSLRNDTDFSFIPCNEYQMLDVVNIIFKKAKEKGIDLRDIQVLAPMYRSQAGITMINKELQQLINPKTKTKREVKLNDLIYRVGDKVIQLVNQPEDGVYNGDIGEVVAIFKEDENKENVEQIVIAFDDREVVYVRKDYDNFMHAYCISIHKSQGSEFPIVVMPVVSTYNRMLRKNLLYTAITRSKESLIICGEIQAFFKGIQTVDTNNRFTSLKEQLAMRIEEISQPSANNSEDEEISPYDFM